A stretch of Triticum aestivum cultivar Chinese Spring chromosome 1D, IWGSC CS RefSeq v2.1, whole genome shotgun sequence DNA encodes these proteins:
- the LOC123181694 gene encoding cell number regulator 6, producing MAEASRSHPSRYVKLTKDQDASASGPGVEDIRPGELNLPVAVPQLERMKCFECGQVLPESHRAPADEPWTTGIFGCAEDPESCWTGLFCPCVLFGRNIQALREDIPWTTPCTCHAVCVEGGIALAILTAIFHGVDPDTSVLIGEGLVFGWWLCSIYTGNFRLQLQRRYHLENSPCPPGIVHCCFPWCANCQEHRERKGRLAESSVVPMTIINPPPLQEMSMVENNAPTSDNEASKAEHDDVEVIPL from the exons ATGGCGGAGGCGAGCCGCAGCCACCCGTCGCGGTACGTGAAGCTGACCAAGGACCAGGACGCTTCCGCCTCCGGCCCCGGCGTGGAGGACATCCGCCCCGGCGAGCTCAACCTGCCCGTCGCCGTCCCGCAG CTGGAGCGGATGAAGTGCTTCGAGTGCGGGCAGGTGCTGCCTGAGAGCCACCGGGCGCCAGCCGACGAGCCGTGGACAACCGGCATCTTCGGGTGCGCCGAAGACCCCGAGAGCT GCTGGACTGGACTATTCTGCCCCTGTGTTTTGTTTGGACGAAATATTCAGGCCCTTAGAGAAGATATCCCATGGACAACACCCTGCACTTGCCATGCTGTCTGTGTTGAAGGTGGCATTGCATTGGCAATCCTTACGGCTATATTCCATGGTGTTGACCCAGACACATCAGTCCTGATTGGTGAAGGCCTGGTGTTCGGTTGGTGGTTATGCTCTATATATACTGGTAATTTTCGTCTACAGCTTCAGAGGAGGTATCATCTCGAG AACTCTCCATGCCCTCCTGGCATAGTCCACTGCTGCTTCCCCTGGTGCGCGAACTGTCAGGAGCATCGTGAAAGGAAAGGCCGCCTCGCAGAAAGCAGTGTTGTTCCAATGACCATTATCAACCCGCCGCCGCTGCAAGAGATGAGCATGGTCGAGAACAACGCTCCCACATCCGACAATGAAGCTTCGAAGGCCGAGCATGATGATGTGGAGGTCATACCTCTCTAG